The Thiorhodovibrio litoralis genome includes a window with the following:
- a CDS encoding TusE/DsrC/DsvC family sulfur relay protein — protein MTISVALDNEGFLVNRDDWSEEVAQELATTDDFEMNDQVMGFIREARAMYENDGVVPPIRIFAKKQSVSTKELYNIFKKGPMKLICKWGGLPKPTGCV, from the coding sequence ATGACTATCAGCGTTGCCCTTGATAATGAGGGATTTTTGGTCAATCGTGACGATTGGAGCGAGGAAGTGGCGCAAGAGCTTGCCACCACAGATGATTTTGAGATGAACGATCAGGTGATGGGCTTCATCCGCGAGGCGCGGGCGATGTACGAGAACGATGGCGTGGTGCCGCCGATTCGCATCTTTGCCAAGAAGCAGAGCGTCTCGACGAAAGAGCTTTACAACATCTTCAAAAAAGGTCCGATGAAGCTGATCTGCAAGTGGGGCGGCTTGCCAAAGCCGACTGGCTGCGTTTGA